Below is a window of Thermodesulfomicrobium sp. WS DNA.
GCCGGGATTGATGGAGGCGTCGGTCTGGATGAAGCTGTCATACGGCCCGGAACCGATATTCCGCCCCTTGGCGCTGACAATACCGGCCGTGACCGTATGGTCCAGCCCAAAGGGGTTGCCGATGGCCATCACCCATTCCCCCACCCGCAGGCGGTCGGAATCGCCAAACTCAAGGACCGGCAACGGGCCCGTGACATTGATTTTGATAAGCGCCAGGTCCGTCTCGGGATCCGTTCCCACCACCTCGGCATCATAGCTCTCTTCCTTGCCTTCCCGGCGCTGGATGTTCACGGTGATGGAGTCCGCGCCCTCCACGACGTGATTATTGGTCACAATGTAACCGTCGGCGGAAATGATGAACCCCGATCCCAGGGAGCGCTGCTCCCGGTTGGGCATCTGATCGCCGAAAAACCGCTCAAACTGATCGAAAAAGTCCTGGAAAGGATCGCCCTGTCCTCCCCGGGGAAGGCGGCGCAACAATTGCCCCATGGGATTTTCCACCACCTTGCGGGTGCTGATATTCACCACCGCAGGGCCAGCCTTCTCCGCCAAGCGCACAAAATCCGGCAGGTCCGCCGCAATGGCCGCCACAGCCCAGATCCAGCACACCAAAAAGCCCAGGCCGTATCTCCATGCACGCATATCCGTTCCTCCTTCGGTTGTTCGGTATGCCTCAACGATGAGGCCACCTCTAACCATTTCCCATTGTCTGGCAACCACAAACCGCATCGGTGTGCTGCAACCCTGCTCGCCTACTGCCGCACCAGCACGAGGGCGTCTTCCACAGGGTCGGTATAGTACCGAGGCCGGCGGCCGCACGGTACAAACCCGCAGCGCGCGTACAGCCGGAGCGCCGCGGCGTTGCCCTCCCGCACCTCGAGGATCACCCGCATCACCCCCAACTGCGCCCACGCTTGCAAGGCCGCCTGCACCAGGGCCCCACCGATGCCGCGACGCCGCCAGGAAGGATGCACTGCCAGATTGACGATTTCCGCCTCCTGTCCCAAAACCGTGCCCACCACGAAGCCCACCAACCCGCAGGCCACTGCCCCAGCGGCCCAAGCGCTTGGCTGGATCAAGAACCGCCCGTAGGTATCCGCGCTCCAGGCCGAGGGGAACACCAACTGCTCCAATGCCGCCAGGTCTTCTGCCTCACTTTCCCCAAGCCGGACAATGCGCCAGGAATCCGTATGTCCCATAATCTTGTCCTCGTCGTGGACGCCAAGGACCGCCCCTTGGCCGCCATGCCCGCCGATGCCGTGCTCGCCCAAGGGCTGCTCCACCGCCGGGTGCTCGCGGTCTCCATCCAGTCCGATGGCCGTCTGCTGTTGCGCCGGCATCAGGGCGTTTGGCTCCCTGCCGCAGCAGGAATGGTCGGGGCCATGGAAGGCGCAGAAGACGCCGTGGAGCGGCTTCTGCACGCCCCGGATGCGCCCATCCATCTGCTCACCATACTGCCCCCCACCGCAAGGCTACGCGCTTTTCTTTGGGTCTTTGTGGTCCACGAAGAAACCACCATGGCGGACGCCATGGCCGTGGATCATGAAGAGATGACCGCTCTGGTGGACCGCTACCCGGATCAGGTGGCTCTAGAGCTCAAACACGCCTGGGAGGCGAGGGCCCTGCTCCTCAAGGCCTAATCGGCGCGCTTCGTCTCCTCCAGCTGATCGAAAAAAGATGCTCACGCGCTCCCCGTGAAGGACTCAAGCATATGGCCCACACACCATCGATCCCGCTGTGCCGCCCGGACTCAGATCGAGCAGCGCCGCCACCAAACCGGAATTGATGGACGGTACCTTCGACGTATTAGCAGCACAAAGTTACCGTACATCTTATCGATTCTTAACTATCGAAAGATTCATGGGTCAAGGACCCGGACAATAGAGATAACGCCGCGTATCCTCGTCGGGCAGCTCATCGCACGGACTTTTCCTTCTAACTGATAAACACCTGCCCGAACCGGGACATCGCTTCCAAGGCCCGGCCCGTGCCCCGCACCACGGTGGTGAGCGGGTCCTCGTCCACGTGCACGGCCAGGGCGCTTTGCTGGGAAATGAGGGTGGCAAGGCCCTTGAGGAGGGCGCCGCCGCCGGCCAAAAGGAGGCCATTGGTCGCGATATCCGCCACCAACTCCGGCGGGGTCTTTTCCAGGGCCCGGCGCACCGCGGCCACAATGGCCCCCACCGGCTCCCGGATGGCCTCCCGCACGTGGCTGTCCGTCAGCACTATGGACTTCGGCGTCCCATCGACCATATTTTTTCCGGTTACCCGGTACTCCAGAGGCTCCGGCAGGGGCACGGCCGAGCCGATGGCGATCTTGGCGGCCTCGGCCATATTCTCACCGATGAGGATCTGGAATTGGTCCTGCACGTAGCGCTGGATGGCATCATTGATCTCATCGCCGGCGATGCGCACACTCTCGGCGTAGGCCACGGCGCTCAACGAGATGACCGCCACCTCGGTGGTGCCGCCGCCGATGTCCACCACCATGTTGCCCCGAGGCTCCTCAATGGGCAGCCCTGCGCCGATGGCGGCAGCCATGGGCTCTTCAATGAGGAACACCTCCCGCACCCCGGCCTGGACGGCGGACTCCACCACCGCCCGTTTCTCCACCTGGGTGATGCCTGCAGGCACGCAAATGGCCATACGGGGCTTCCTGAGCCGCATGCCCGTGGTCACTTTGCGGATGAAGTAGGCGATCATGGCGCGGGTGACCTCAAAATCGGCGATGACGCCGTCTTTGAGGGGACGCACTGCCCGGATGCGCTCCGGGGTGCGGCCGAGATACTCCTTGGCCTCGCGCCCTACGGCCAG
It encodes the following:
- the rimI gene encoding ribosomal protein S18-alanine N-acetyltransferase, translating into MGHTDSWRIVRLGESEAEDLAALEQLVFPSAWSADTYGRFLIQPSAWAAGAVACGLVGFVVGTVLGQEAEIVNLAVHPSWRRRGIGGALVQAALQAWAQLGVMRVILEVREGNAAALRLYARCGFVPCGRRPRYYTDPVEDALVLVRQ
- a CDS encoding rod shape-determining protein, with the protein product MFSALFSLFRGSELAMDLGTANTLLYSPRQGIVLNEPSVVALDVRTDAILAVGREAKEYLGRTPERIRAVRPLKDGVIADFEVTRAMIAYFIRKVTTGMRLRKPRMAICVPAGITQVEKRAVVESAVQAGVREVFLIEEPMAAAIGAGLPIEEPRGNMVVDIGGGTTEVAVISLSAVAYAESVRIAGDEINDAIQRYVQDQFQILIGENMAEAAKIAIGSAVPLPEPLEYRVTGKNMVDGTPKSIVLTDSHVREAIREPVGAIVAAVRRALEKTPPELVADIATNGLLLAGGGALLKGLATLISQQSALAVHVDEDPLTTVVRGTGRALEAMSRFGQVFIS